A window from Ramlibacter pinisoli encodes these proteins:
- a CDS encoding aspartate/glutamate racemase family protein, which translates to MRLLVINPNISDDVTALIRAEAQRSASPGTELTVLTAPFGVAYIETRMEAIVGAYATLQLAAEHAEGHDAVVVAAFGDAGADGIRELLPIPVVGMTQAALASAHLLGRRFSIVAISRRIAAWYRETVHAYGFTDRMASLRFLDRPLSGPGSVQQEHRDRLLELCDACVREDGAEVIVLAGAPLAGLARSVAGQIAVPVVDGVSSAIRHAESLVALQPGAATAGSYAMPPAKPHRGLPPALARRLDAPR; encoded by the coding sequence ATGCGCCTACTGGTCATCAACCCCAACATCTCGGACGACGTCACGGCGCTGATCCGCGCCGAGGCGCAGCGCAGCGCCAGCCCGGGCACGGAACTGACGGTGCTCACGGCGCCATTCGGCGTCGCCTACATCGAGACCCGCATGGAAGCCATCGTCGGCGCCTACGCCACGCTGCAGCTGGCCGCCGAGCATGCCGAGGGCCACGACGCCGTGGTGGTGGCGGCCTTCGGCGACGCCGGCGCCGACGGCATCCGCGAGCTGCTGCCGATCCCGGTGGTGGGCATGACGCAGGCCGCCCTGGCCAGCGCCCACCTGCTGGGCCGGCGCTTCTCCATCGTGGCCATCTCGCGCCGCATCGCTGCCTGGTACCGCGAGACCGTGCACGCCTACGGCTTCACCGACCGCATGGCCAGCCTGCGCTTCCTCGACCGGCCGCTGTCGGGCCCGGGCTCCGTGCAGCAGGAGCACCGCGACCGCCTGCTCGAGCTGTGCGACGCCTGCGTGCGCGAGGACGGCGCCGAGGTCATCGTGCTGGCCGGCGCGCCGCTGGCCGGCCTGGCGCGCAGCGTCGCCGGGCAGATCGCCGTGCCGGTGGTCGACGGCGTCAGCAGCGCCATCCGCCACGCCGAGTCGCTCGTCGCGCTGCAGCCGGGCGCCGCCACCGCCGGCAGCTACGCGATGCCGCCTGCCAAGCCCCACCGCGGCCTGCCGCCCGCCCTGGCGCGCCGCCTCGACGCGCCGCGCTGA
- a CDS encoding TRAP transporter substrate-binding protein, whose product MTRPVPSLRRLALACALALAAPLPALAQQKLQIAGNFAGEHPSSVAVEQVFRKEVARLTNNQLQVDVFPAMQLGGAKENVDAVRSGTLAITWVGAAFLSRIVPELEAVSLPFVFANREAAFRVIDGPVGAAIDRKLQDKGFTSLGWMELGMRHVTNSKGPVKSMADLKGLKVRLQPNETHLATFRALGANPVAMDVKELYSALEQRVVDGQENPYTVIAAGRYSEVQKQLSNTGHFFDFIAVVASKKAFEQLKPEQQKAVREAMTTTIAFQRKLAAEEEGKRLAELKGRMTFTELTPAARDEMRKATLPVVEDVKKRAGADLVNQVLAEAAKH is encoded by the coding sequence ATGACCCGTCCCGTCCCCTCCCTGCGCCGCCTGGCGCTCGCCTGCGCCCTGGCGCTCGCCGCGCCGCTGCCGGCGCTGGCCCAGCAGAAGCTGCAGATCGCCGGCAATTTCGCCGGCGAACATCCCAGCAGCGTCGCGGTCGAGCAGGTGTTCCGCAAGGAGGTCGCGCGGCTCACCAACAACCAGCTGCAGGTCGATGTCTTCCCGGCCATGCAGCTGGGCGGCGCCAAGGAGAACGTCGACGCCGTGCGCTCCGGCACCCTGGCCATCACCTGGGTCGGCGCGGCATTCCTGTCCCGCATCGTCCCCGAGCTGGAGGCGGTCAGCCTGCCGTTCGTCTTCGCCAACCGCGAGGCCGCCTTCCGCGTCATCGACGGGCCGGTCGGCGCCGCGATCGACAGGAAGCTGCAGGACAAGGGATTCACCAGTCTCGGCTGGATGGAGCTGGGCATGCGCCACGTCACCAACAGCAAGGGGCCGGTCAAGTCCATGGCCGACCTCAAGGGCCTGAAGGTCCGGCTGCAGCCCAACGAGACCCACCTGGCCACTTTCCGCGCGTTGGGTGCCAATCCGGTTGCGATGGACGTCAAGGAGCTGTACTCGGCTCTCGAGCAGCGGGTGGTGGACGGCCAGGAGAACCCCTACACGGTCATCGCCGCCGGCCGCTACAGCGAGGTGCAGAAGCAGCTGTCGAACACCGGCCATTTCTTCGACTTCATCGCCGTCGTCGCCAGCAAGAAGGCCTTCGAGCAGCTCAAGCCCGAGCAGCAGAAGGCGGTGCGCGAGGCCATGACCACGACCATCGCCTTCCAGCGCAAGCTGGCCGCCGAGGAAGAGGGCAAGCGACTCGCCGAGCTGAAGGGCAGGATGACGTTCACCGAGCTCACGCCGGCCGCACGCGACGAGATGCGCAAGGCGACGCTGCCGGTGGTCGAGGACGTCAAGAAGCGCGCCGGCGCCGACCTGGTCAACCAGGTCCTAGCCGAGGCCGCCAAGCACTGA
- a CDS encoding TRAP transporter small permease: MDQALPLATSHPPAWPLRLLGLADRAVTGLVLAAMAAMVVVVSAQVALRYGLNRSLDWADEIGRLGFVWSVFLAIPLGVREGSHIGIDLLVDKLPAAAGAQLRRAGALLATVLMALIAWAAVRVSLEQWDELMSTVDLSVGWFIVPVAIGAALSALHLLRIAVQGPPAARTGSAE; the protein is encoded by the coding sequence ATGGACCAGGCACTCCCCCTCGCAACCTCCCACCCGCCGGCCTGGCCGCTGCGCCTGCTCGGCCTGGCCGACCGGGCCGTCACCGGCCTTGTGCTTGCGGCCATGGCCGCCATGGTCGTCGTCGTCTCGGCCCAGGTGGCCCTGCGCTATGGCCTGAACCGCTCGCTCGACTGGGCCGATGAGATCGGCCGCCTGGGCTTCGTCTGGTCGGTCTTCCTCGCCATCCCGCTGGGCGTGCGCGAGGGCTCGCACATCGGCATCGACCTGCTGGTGGACAAGCTCCCGGCGGCGGCCGGCGCGCAGCTGCGCCGCGCCGGCGCCCTGCTGGCGACGGTGCTGATGGCGCTGATCGCCTGGGCGGCGGTGCGCGTCTCCCTCGAGCAGTGGGACGAGCTGATGTCCACGGTCGACCTGAGCGTCGGCTGGTTCATCGTGCCGGTGGCCATCGGCGCCGCGCTGTCCGCCCTGCACCTGCTGCGCATCGCCGTCCAGGGCCCGCCTGCCGCCCGCACCGGGAGCGCCGAATGA